The following coding sequences lie in one Arachis ipaensis cultivar K30076 chromosome B05, Araip1.1, whole genome shotgun sequence genomic window:
- the LOC107641386 gene encoding uncharacterized protein LOC107641386: MQRAKNAIKTMFRNRKAAYTPYTSILKMRWDKHLKRDLHAAAYFLNSGIFYSESFVEKANVLRSLLDLLDVETLCDDSIAAMQEIQLYRDCKESFGRKSAKRAASRLEPGEWWRLHSGSAPNLQKMAVRLLHQTSSSSGCERNWSLFEQIHSKRRNRLEHQRLSDIVYVTYNLRLQSRLHRKKRNYDPIDIQSIDTVDFWVMTDEDDPEFTNGDVEGIESLIYTDNAMPLYPNDGGDMEVEVDMPDVVIESSNTSFGGISEDAGFGLPVYDRDIRTLNDDYDF, encoded by the exons ATGCAAAGAGCAAAAAATGCTATCAAGACCATGTTCAGAAATCGGAAAGCTGCTTATACGCCATACACGAGTATCTTGAAAATGAGGTGGGATAAGCATTTGAAGCGTGATCTCCATGCGGCAGCGTACTTTTTAAATTCGGGCATTTTCTACAGTGAGAGTTTTGTTGAGAAGGCAAATGTTTTGAGATCtttacttgatttgcttgatgtTGAAACACTTTGTGATGACTCAATTGCTGCAATGCAAGAGATACAGCTGTATCGAGATTGTAAAGAAAGTTTTGGGAGGAAAAGTGCTAAGAGAGCGGCATCAAGACTCGAACCTG GTGAATGGTGGAGGCTACACAGTGGGAGTGCTCCTAATTTGCAAAAAATGGCAGTCCGTCTTCTTCATCAAACCTCTTCTTCATCTGGATGTGAGAGGAACTGGAGTCTTTTTGAACAAATCCATTCAAAGAGGAGGAACCGGTTAGAGCATCAAAGGCTAAGTGACATTGTTTATGTCACCTATAACCTACGCCTTCAATCTAGGTTGCATCGAAAGAAGAGGAATTATGATCCAATTGACATTCAAAGCATTGACACAGTAGATTTTTGGGTAATGACAGATGAGGATGATCCTGAATTTACTAATGGAGATGTTGAAGGCATTGAAAGTTTAATATACACTGATAATGCTATGCCTTTGTATCCTAATG atGGTGGAGACATGGAAGTTGAAGTGGATATGCCTGATGTTGTAATTGAATCCTCAAATACTTCTTTTGGTGGTATTTCTGAAGATGCTGGCTTTGGATTACCTGTTTATGATAGAGATATCAGAACACTTAATGATGATTATGACTTCTAA